The following proteins are encoded in a genomic region of Arachis ipaensis cultivar K30076 chromosome B02, Araip1.1, whole genome shotgun sequence:
- the LOC107627673 gene encoding uncharacterized protein LOC107627673 produces the protein MSLTPSPVVADTVDLADSVKIVPLQVVIDPNIQSFNAALPAAAPSNAAAPQPLPSQPGRPTLASQNRHLMQTRSKCGIFKPKVNAEQPEGFTSSNPHQLCKLQRSLYSLKKAPRAWFTKLSSTLQKFGFTSTQSDISLFTRFTSSPSTYILVYVDDILVIRDLENKIKELVRQLHSTFSLKKLGEMHYFLGIEVTKALNGSITLKQTKYIKDLLKRDEKSNVKLVPTPMIASLKLSAFGDSSFNNPSLYRSIVGGLQYATITRLEISFYVNKVAQFLHNPLESHRKAIKRILRYLAGIAQYGLRFSRSTSLRIYDFCDSDWANDVDDRKSTNGYGIYLGSNLVSKASRKQSVVLKSSPEA, from the exons ATGTCACTAACTCCTTCACCTGTTGTTGCTGACACTGTTGATCTTGCAGATTCTGTCAAAATTGTTCCCTTGCAAGTGGTGATCGATCCAAATATTCAGTCTTTCAATGCTGCTTTACCTGCTGCTGCACCCTCCAATGCTGCTGCACCTCAACCTTTACCTTCCCAACCTGGCAGACCTACCCTTGCTTCCCAAAACAGGCATCTCATGCAAACTAGAAGCAAATGTGGAATATTCAAGCCAAAAGTTAATGCTGAA CAGCCGGAAGGCTTCACATCCTCGAATCCTCATCAGCTTTGCAAGCTTCAAAGGTCCCTTTATAGCCTCAAGAAAGCTCCTCGAGCCTGGTTCACGAAACTCAGCTCTACCCTCCAAAAGTTTGGCTTTACAAGCACTCAATCCGACATCTCCTTGTTCACAAGATTTACCTCATCCCCATCCACTTATATTCTagtgtatgttgatgatattcTGGTCATTAgagatttagaaaataaaatcaaagagCTTGTTCGTCAACTTCACAGCACCTTCTCCTTAAAAAAGCTGGGTGAAATGCACTACTTCCTTGGCATTGAAGTGACCAAGGCCTTAAATGGCTCAATTACCCTGAAGCAGACAAAGTATATCAAGGATCTTCTGAAAAGAGATGAAAAGAGCAATGTAAAACTTGTTCCCACCCCTATGATTGCATCACTAAAGCTATCTGCCTTTGGAGATAGTTCATTCAACAATCCGTCTTTGTACAGGTCCATTGTAGGTGGCTTACAATATGCCACAATCACGAGACTTGAAATCTCATTCTATGTGAATAAGGTGGCACAATTTCTTCACAACCCTCTTGAGTCCCACAGGAAGGCAATCAAAAGGATTCTTCGATACTTGGCAGGTATTGCACAATATGGTCTGAGATTCAGTAGGTCCACAAGCCTCAGAATCTACGATTTTTGCGACTCTGACTGGGCCAATGACGTTGACGACCGCAAATCAACCAATGGCTATGGTATCTATCTTGGATCAAATCTGGTTTCCAAGGCCAGTAGGAAGCAATCAGTAGTCTTAAAAAGCAGCCCAGAGGCATAA